GAACCACTGGAGGAAAATACCGGCGTGCGTGTAACGCACAAAGGGATTTTCTGAAGTGGATGTCAAGTCAACCCAAGCGAACCGACATATAAATAGTGCGACAAGGAGCGCTTTGAAATGAACCACTGGAGCAAAAAGCGTAGGAGTGCACAATGCACTCCAAGCATTTTGTGAAGTGGATGTCATTTCAGCGAATTGGAGCCGGTATACACATAGTGTGAGCATGGGTGTTCAAACACTAACATTTCAAACCGGGTACAAAGCTTGATAGAACAAGTCTTGTACCCGGTTTTTCATTTTAGTATGAATCATTAGAGATTTCTGTTGTTTTACAGCCATAAAATATGCACACTGTGTGATGATACCCGATACAACTTTAACTACATAAACAAATACCATTTACATTAGTGTGTGTAGTGTGTATGATAAAGAAAAGAGGTGTCGAAATGGAAACAGTCAGAAAAAATATAACCATGCCTATCAATACATACGAAACCATTAATAACTATGCAAAGAAAAACGGTGTAACTTTTTCCGAGTTTCTAAGAGAAAGTGCTTTAAAAATCATTAATCAAAAAGAGGAATTGAGTTTACTGGAATATCTGCAGTCGAATTGTGAGTTTATGGTCAAAGAAGAACAAGAAGAAATAGAAGCCCTTAATATTGACTTTGATGATTTCAGTGGAAAGGAAATGTCTTTGGATGAACTTCTACAAGATTAAATATTCCAAGTCTGCTATAAAATTCTTAAAAAATAAAGCTATTGGCATTCGAGGAAATTAGTGCAGACAAAAAGAATATTGAACTTTACGACATTAATAGGTTCAAGAGTAGTAAATATAACGATATTTTTAGACTACGAATCGGAAGTTATCGTGCCATTTTTCGTATTATAGACAATGAACTGATAGTATATATTTTTGACATAGGTTCAAGAGGCGATATTTACAAAAGACTCAAGTTGTAACAATATCACTTACACTCTTTCTCATTATAAAAGATTATTATTCTCGGCTGAATGATTCATACTTCAACAACAAACTAGAAATTATCGTCATATCCGCTAATCGATGGATTCTAGAAATCCTTTTTCATATTCTCATGTTTTCAAACTCTAACATTTCATTGCACTCAATGACAACATTTCAAACCGGGTACAAAGCTTGATAGAACAAGTCTTGTACCCGGTTTTTGAGTTTAGTATAAATCCTGAACTCCCGAATACATAACACGAATTCTATCCGGGAGTTCGAACACCCATTTTCTCAAATAGCTCTGCTAGGGGAATTGTTACCTCACCAACAGTTTTCCCTATCCCTTTTATACTTAATATATCCACACGGTTTAGTTCTGAAAGAAATCCTTGAATCGTATACTCCTTATTCAAACTAGATTGCTCTAGTGTTTGCTTTAACTGCGCTTGTAGTATCAACGCGATAAACTGGACGAACATTTTTCCTTCCAATCCTCTTTCAGATGATACTCGCATTCTTCTCATATTCAACCGGTCTTTCAAATTATGAAACGCATCTTCTATCAATTCTTTATTGCGATACAAGCTTAAAATATCCCACACATCTTTCTTGAAACTACTCATTAAAACAAAATAACCAAAATTCCCTTTCTTTACTTTTATCGCCTCATTGTTATAACGATACACTATCTTTCCGTTTTGATTCTCTTTAATAAAATAGGTGGCGTATTGATGTTTATTCACTTCTTTCTCCTCATTCATTTCCAATTCATGCATATATTGTTGAAGCTTTTTGTTGAATTCGTTTGCCTGCTCAGATGCTTGTTCTGCATCGTAGTACACATAGAGTTGTAATGGGTAATGTCCCTTTTTACTCTTTGTTTTAAAATAATCCGTTTGAATTCTTACACCTGATAATCGATAACGCGTAGAGTATTGTTCCACATTATCAATTGTTGCTTTCGCTTGGTCCATGATTGCTTGAACATATTTCAAATTCTTTTTAACACCAATTATAAATCCAATATTCTCTTCAATTAGTTGGTAGACATTTTTCTCAGAGTAGAACCCGCGGTCCATCACTAATTTAATGCGCTCTTTTTCAATGGTATCGAATAAGCTGATTAGCCAAGGAATCGTTTTACTATCGGGAATATCTCCTGATAAATAACGATACATGAGGGGTAATTTTGTTTCATTACCGTAAACAACCGCTAGATTAATTTGAGGTAATTTATCATCTTCTTTGTTATATCCATATTTTGCATAGGGAAGCGTTTTGGAATAACTCGAGATAGAGGTTGTGTCATAGTACAAGAATTCCTTATTGATGGTTCTGTTCATACGTGCGTTAAAGAAGCGTTGTTTAATTTCTTCATCTATCAATTGAAATAACTCAGATATCCGTTGAGAGGTTAATGTTTGTTTGCAATCATAAGGAAGATACTGATGTTTCGACCAATAAGAAAAGAATTGCATAGAATTAGTAGGTAACAGAATTAAGTAATAAGCTAAATTTAGTACTTGTTGATAGTGATTAGGTAACACTGTCTGCAAATCATCAATTAAATGTAATTGTTTAGCTAATTCATGGAGATAGTACGTTGCTCCATAATGTTGACGTTCAATCTGTTTCGCTAGTGTTAATAAATTTTCTTCAGAAGAATGAGTAGCTACTTTAGGTTTACGTTTACGAGTCGGTTTGATTTCTCCTGTTTCTGGGTCACGGTATCCTAAAATCTTACATTTGCGTCTTGTGTTTTTTATCTCAGGGTCGTAGTAAGCTTCTACTTCATAAACATAGGTTTTCTTTGCTTTTACATCATATCGGTCTTCGATTCTTTTTGTTGCCATATTTATCCTTCTCCACCCTTTGATGTCACGTACATTGCACTACATAACATTGATTCAGTAAAGATAAAATCAGAAAAAAACATTGATAAATCAACGTTTCCTCTGGTTTTTATTATTATTCTTGATACGTATTCGGGGGTTCAGATTGTATTGCAACTTACTTTTACTCATTAAGTTCCCAATGACCATTTTTCCCTTTACCAACATATTTAATATTAGGAATTTCTTTTATATATCTTGTAATGGTTTTTTCACTAACTCCTAATATCATAGCTATATCTTTACGGCTCACTCTATTGTCCCCTTTAATCATATTTTTGATTATGTTTTCAATTTCTTCGAGGGACATTCGAGAGACATCTTGAGGGACATTTCGAGAGACATTCCCTCCACCAACCTTTTGTGTCGCTATCTTCTTTAGAGGAATAATTGTTCTAAATATATCTCCTTCCTCAAATAACGGGTTTTGTCCTGAATAAAGCTGTGTGTACTTGTAGGTATTTCTCATTCCTGAACCAAGTTCATCCGCAAGACCTATTTCTCTAAAAACTTTAGATATAGTAGGATTCTTGGGAAATGGCTCAAACTTCTGTAAATCTAAAGCTCCCATCCCATGAGCCAAGTTGCTGTTTTCAACCGTAATCCTCTCATCGTCAATAATCATCTTTGCAGGAAAACCACTTGAATAATCTCTATGAGCCAGCGTATTGGAAACTATTTCTCTGAGTATCCTGTCTCTTGCATTGACATTGACAATCCCGTCCAAGACAAATAAATCATTCAAATGCTTTTGTCCAAATTCTATCAACCTGTCATAGCTGTCAATCAGATTTGTTATGACAACATCTCTATCATCATATCTATCCTTATTTTCAACCCTGAATATCGCATCAGTTTTGTGTTGCGGAAGAACAGACATATTTTCCAAATAGCAAAATAGCAGCTAATGTGATTCCTTCACGCTTTGTTTCCGGATCTGTCAGTATCAAATTGGCACTTCTAAGAAGCTCCTCATTACTCATATTTTCCCAAACATGATTTTTATTTCGGAAGATAGCCATTTTCTTAGCTTTATCAATAACAGAAGCATCAAGAAAATCAATATCAAGATTCGGATATACCTTATTAACAAAATAGCTTCCTTGTTTTCTTGCATAGAGCTTATATACAAGCTCTGAGTGATCTGTAATATTGATGTCTCCTTCATAAGACCTATCCCAAATTCTTCCATTGTGTCTGCACACCTGATAACCTTCAGGGACTCTTATATAAATAACTTGTTTCCCCTCAATTTCAAAAGTTTCTGGCAGCAAATAAAGTGGTGGATACATCTTTTGCGGATTGTTGATTGCCGTAGTAAATTCCTTAATCACTTTGTCTACCCTATCTTCACTCACACCAACGATCTCTCTTTTATCATTTACACCAAGTAAAATATGTCCGCCATTTCTATTATTGAAAGAGCATACCGTATCAAAGACATCTTTAGTTAAAGCATTCTTAGATTCTTTAAACTCAACATCTATCTTTTCTCCGGTTTGAATCAACTTCTTAATTTCATCTATCGTCATCTGCTTATTTCACCACCTTTATTTCTTAATGTTTTCTTCGATAAAAACATTGGAATTTTGAATTTCAACTCTATCTTTATTAACTACAAAAGTAACATAATCCCCATTTTCTAAATTCAAAAGTTCTCTAATCCTCTTTGGAATAGTAACCTGTCCTTTTGACATAACTTTAGCAGTATCCATAAATGTATCTTTCATGACTAACTCCTTTCGCCCTACTTTTACACAAAGATTATAGCACTTTTAAGATATTTTTTCTGCTCTGAGATTAGTCCCGTTAGCTCCAAACATAGTGGAACCTTTTTCATATAGATTTCCATTGCGTCCGATTGACAAAATTTCAAACCGAGTACAAAACTTCATAAAACAAGTTTTGTACTCGGTTTTCAGTTTTACGATCTGTACTTCAAAACACAAGTTATTCTAACGCTTTATGTCATCCATATCTAAAATTATTCCGTAATCACATTATAGATAAGTGGTTCCGGATTCGCTGCTTGCGCAATAGTCAACGCATCATATAAACGTTGTTTCACATCTTCAACATCTTCACGATTACTGTAGATTGTTAATAATGCGTCACCTTTTTTCACAGCATCGCCAATTTTCTTATGCAAGACCAAACCAACAGCTGGGTCAATCGTATCTTCTTTTGTCTCACGACCTGCACCTAATACCATAGCAGCTTCACCAACTTTATTCGCCACCCAATGGCTAACAACTCCATCTTCTAACGCTGGTAATTCAATCTGATACGCTGCTTGTGGTAATAAGTCAACATCATCAACAATCGCAGCATTACCACCTTGATGCGATACAAATTGACGGAATGTCTCTAAGGCTTCACCATTGTCAATTTGTTGTTGTAACATCGCTTTGCCTTCTTCAATTGTATTCACTTTTCCGGCTGCCATTAACATTTGCGAACCTAATACAAAACATAATTGCGTTAAATCTTCTGGTCCTTTACCTTGTAGCGTTAAAATCGCTTCTTTGACTTCCAGTGCATTTCCGATTGCATAACCTAATGGTTCATTCATATTAGAAATCACTGCTAAGGTTTTGCGTCCTACTTGGTTACCAATTTTTACCATCGCATGCGCTAATTTTTCTGCCTCTTCAACTGTCTTCATAAAGGCACCCTCGCCTACTTTGACATCTAAAACAATCGCATCAGCACCAGCCGCAATCTTTTTACTCATAATTGAACTTGCAATTAACGGGATGGACTGAACGGTTGAAGTCACATCACGTAAGGCATACAATTTTTTATCTGCAGGGGTTAAATTACCTGATTGCCCCACAACTGCAACTTTATGGCGGTTTACTAAGTCAATAAATTCATCAATTGGTAACTCATAACGAAATCCTTCAATCGCTTCAAATTTGTCAACGGTTCCACCGGTATGCCCTAAACCGCGTCCACTCATTTTTGCAACTGGCACACCACAACTAGCTACTAATGGTGCTAATACTAATGTAGTAGTATCTCCTACACCACCTGTCGAGTGCTTATCAACCTTGACACCTTCAATCGCTGATAAATCAATTTGGTCGCCACTTTCAGCCATCGCCATGGTTAAGTAGCTTGCTTCTTCTTCCGTCATCCCTTGAAAATAAATTGCCATCGCTAACGCACTCATTTGATAATCTGGAATTTTATCTGCTGTAAATCCCTCAATCACAAATTCAATCTCTGCTTTATTCAATTTACGTCCCGCTTGTTTTTTTGCGATAATATCTACCATTCTCATTTTCAAAATTCCTTCTTTCATTCCGGTTCACTTAGGCTGACTTGACATCCACTTTGCAAAATTCGCTCTGTGCGTTTCTGCACACCGGTTGTTTCTAATTCGGTTCGCGTGGACTGCCTCGACATCCACTTCGCATAACTCTTGAAGTGTTTACTCACTTCTGCGACCTCTGCTCCAGTGGTTCGAGGCAAAACATCCGCCCTTTCACTTTGTTTCCAGTAATTCAAATCAAAACGCCCGTGCTCGTACTATGTTTTCCAGTGGCTCATTTCAAAACTTAACTTGTCGCACGCTATTTTCAACTACATTAACGTTCAATGGTTAAAATAGTTCCATCTTGTTTGCCTACTAAAATAATATCTGGATAATTTAAAAACAATCCGTGATCGACTACGCCTACCATTGTTTTTAATTCAAAAGCTAATTGTTGTGGATTGTCAATTTGATTCAGATGTAAATCAATAATATAATTACCTGAATCTGTCACAAACAGCGAATCTTTTCCTTTTTTACGAAAGGCTGGATGCATCCCTGCTTCATCAAAGACTCTAAATAATTTCCAACTACCTGTTTGCACAATTTCTACTGGCAATGGGAAACGACCTAGTTTTTCAACTAATTTTTCTTCTGTCACAATCCAAATAATTTGACGACTATTTTGCGCCACAATCTTTTCAATTAAAAGGGCGCCGCCGCCACCTTTAATCCCGTTAAATGATGATAAACATTCATCGGCACCATCCACTAATAAATCAATGTGATTGACTTCATCCAATGTTGATAGTGGAATACCTAACTCACGGGCTTGAATTTCCGTTTGTTTTGATGTTGGTACACCGACAATGTGTTGTAATTCACCACGTTTAATGCGCTGACCCACTTCATCTACAAACCAATAAGCAGTCGACCCTGTGCCCAGACCGACAACCATGCCGTCTTCGACATATCTGGCAGCTTGACGACCCACTAATTCTTTACTATTATCCATGTTTCCCCTCGTTTCTAACGAATTATTTAAGACTGCTCCATAACTTCTGCTTCAATCTGTTGCACTTCTTCTATGAGATAACTAATTTTGTTTTCGTCTGATAAATCATAATGCGTGCCATACTTTTGCAGCAGCGCCTTATCTTCTTCTCCTAATTTTACTGTGTCAATTGAATCTTTTCGGTGCATCACCGCACGGTTAGCCAAATTACCCATCAACTGCATACGTTTATATTGAATTGTTCCGCGATAATGATAAAACGACACACGCTGACACGTCACCTCATCAAATTCAGCCGCTAAAATTTTCTGAAAATCTGTTAGTTTTGGATTGGACAAACCGACGGTAAAAATTAGCCAGTGTTTATCTGGATAAGCTGAAATCCATTGCTGATAGAGTGATGAATTGGCTAATTTTCCTTCTAATAAGCAAGAACCGAGAATGATAATATCATAATCTTTTAAATCTTCAACTGCTACCTTGTCTCCTTTTACAACAGGACTGTGTATCTGTTTGGCTATGCGCATGGCATATTTTTCAGTTGAACCATATTTTGTACTATGAATAACAATCTTTTCCATTTATACACCTCACTTTCTTACTGATTTTATAACAATTATACCACATAATACGCTTTCAAATGAAGACCTAAAAACAATTTATCATTATCTACTTATCTGATATAATAAAATTAACGAGAAAACGACAGGAGTGATGTTTAACATGGCGGACAAACCAACTATTACCTGCCCTATTTGCCAACACGAATCGCATCAAACGATTCAAACAGCGATTAACACTAGAAGACAACCGGAATTAAAACAAAAATTACTCGATGGCACTTTATTAATGTTTGAGTGTCCCGATTGTGGCGCCAAACGTCGCATCACTACTCAAGTTTTGTATCATGACCCGGACAAAAATTTATTATTTTTTGTTGCCCCAACCTATGCGACAGAGCACGAATCTATCAATGAACAATTAAATGAACTCATCTACTCAATGGGATTGTCACTCGATGATTATCATATGCGTATCATGATTGAAACCGCTGAATTAATGGAAAAAGTTCAAATCTTTGACTCTCGATTAGTGGATACTGAAATTGAATTAGTCAAAGCCTTAACTGACGGCTTATTTTTACAGGAAAATAGTGACAAAAAAATTCGGAATCGTTATTTTTATCTCAATCAGGATAATCAGCCTAAGTTTTTATACCTCACTGAAGACGACCAGTTAATGGTTGAATTTAACCAACAATTATTGGATTTTATTCGTAGTAAGTTCCATAAAGCCATTGATAACACACCTAAAGGCCGTTTTTTAATTATTAATCATCATTGGGCAGGACAAGTGATTCAAAAAAAATCAAATCCTGAGGATAATTAGTGTGATTAAATTAACAAAGCAATCTTACCTCCACCACTTATTGGATTCAGTGGTGGAGGTTTTAACTGCCTGAACATTTCTTAAGTCATGATAGATTCTGTCATGATTATTATCGTCTATAATAAATCGCTAGGATTTTTCCTTGACGCTCATCCTTATCATTCCTACAGTACAACACCTTGAGAAACTGAACAGATTCATCCTGAATTCCCGAACACATAAACAGGATAATCGCAATAAATGTTGATTTATCAATGTTTTTAGCTGGTTAAATACAATTTTTATATAGTTATGTGTTTTCTTCGAACGTAACGATGAAATCATTTTTCGCTTTCTTTTAAACGTTGAAATATCAACGATTTTTCGAAAACAAACTAATTATTTTCTGTGAAATCGTTATGAATCCGGGAATTCAGGATTGATTCTGCCCACCTACACAAACAAATCGCCATTGATACCAAACTGGTCAATGGCGATGGTTGAGATACTAATGTTTACCTTTTTTATCACGTAAGATAAAGATAGCGCCTAACACTAAAGCGATAATACCGATAATGTATACAAACGATTTGCGTTCACCTGTAGCAGGCATACGTCGTTCGATACCGGTTGAAGTTTCAACTTTAAGCGTTTGTGATTGGGTTGTCGTAGTGGTTTCTTTTGCGACAGTGACGGCAGTTTTATCACCGTAAATCACCGCATACGTACCTGTTTGATTGGTTGTAAAATTCACACGCCGATTATGAACTGTATGAGCAACTGTGGTTGCCTGTGACCCGTCAATTTTGACTAATTGTAGTTGTGAATTGACTAAGCGTGTTGGAATTTTAAACTGTGCTGCTTGCGTTAAAGCGACAACTTGTCCTTGGGCATCCAATAATTGAATCGCATAAATATCTGCATCTTTATTGGATAAACTATCTACCTTCACTTTTTCAACTTTTAATTGTTTCACTTTGTCGGCATCTTGTTGATGCACCCATACCTCGATATTGGATGTCGCATCAAGAAATTGACGATAGCTACCATTCGTTGTTACTGCAGTGGTTTCACTCATTTGAGTCGTGGTTGCAGCAGCTGTCGTGGTTGCTTGTGTCGTTGTTGTTGTTTCTTGCGGTTTGGCACTTAAATCTACTTGCGTCAATGTATCCGGCTGAATCGCTACACTCCCTTTATTTTGATTAAATTGATAGCCATTCGCACCGGTAATCTCATAATCATAAGTTCCCGCTTCTAACCCTTCAACGACAATATTCCCATTCTCATCCGTTGTATAATGTTGTTGATTCATTGCTACAGTAATACCTTTTAGTGGTTTACCCTGCGCATCTTTGGCAGTAAATTTCACTTTACCTGCCGCCTGTTCTTTGACAGTCAATGTGTCTTCAAATGCAAGTCCTTCAGTAATTTCAGCACGCTTTTCTTCACTTGTAAATTCTGCTTTTTTCGGTGCTTCGGTAATGGCATAGTAGTAGTTACCTAGTTCTAAATTATTAAAAGTAAC
The genomic region above belongs to Aerococcaceae bacterium zg-1292 and contains:
- a CDS encoding type II toxin-antitoxin system RelE/ParE family toxin is translated as MAFEEISADKKNIELYDINRFKSSKYNDIFRLRIGSYRAIFRIIDNELIVYIFDIGSRGDIYKRLKL
- a CDS encoding IS1634 family transposase codes for the protein MATKRIEDRYDVKAKKTYVYEVEAYYDPEIKNTRRKCKILGYRDPETGEIKPTRKRKPKVATHSSEENLLTLAKQIERQHYGATYYLHELAKQLHLIDDLQTVLPNHYQQVLNLAYYLILLPTNSMQFFSYWSKHQYLPYDCKQTLTSQRISELFQLIDEEIKQRFFNARMNRTINKEFLYYDTTSISSYSKTLPYAKYGYNKEDDKLPQINLAVVYGNETKLPLMYRYLSGDIPDSKTIPWLISLFDTIEKERIKLVMDRGFYSEKNVYQLIEENIGFIIGVKKNLKYVQAIMDQAKATIDNVEQYSTRYRLSGVRIQTDYFKTKSKKGHYPLQLYVYYDAEQASEQANEFNKKLQQYMHELEMNEEKEVNKHQYATYFIKENQNGKIVYRYNNEAIKVKKGNFGYFVLMSSFKKDVWDILSLYRNKELIEDAFHNLKDRLNMRRMRVSSERGLEGKMFVQFIALILQAQLKQTLEQSSLNKEYTIQGFLSELNRVDILSIKGIGKTVGEVTIPLAELFEKMGVRTPG
- a CDS encoding AbrB/MazE/SpoVT family DNA-binding domain-containing protein, with protein sequence MKDTFMDTAKVMSKGQVTIPKRIRELLNLENGDYVTFVVNKDRVEIQNSNVFIEENIKK
- a CDS encoding pyrimidine-nucleoside phosphorylase, whose protein sequence is MRMVDIIAKKQAGRKLNKAEIEFVIEGFTADKIPDYQMSALAMAIYFQGMTEEEASYLTMAMAESGDQIDLSAIEGVKVDKHSTGGVGDTTTLVLAPLVASCGVPVAKMSGRGLGHTGGTVDKFEAIEGFRYELPIDEFIDLVNRHKVAVVGQSGNLTPADKKLYALRDVTSTVQSIPLIASSIMSKKIAAGADAIVLDVKVGEGAFMKTVEEAEKLAHAMVKIGNQVGRKTLAVISNMNEPLGYAIGNALEVKEAILTLQGKGPEDLTQLCFVLGSQMLMAAGKVNTIEEGKAMLQQQIDNGEALETFRQFVSHQGGNAAIVDDVDLLPQAAYQIELPALEDGVVSHWVANKVGEAAMVLGAGRETKEDTIDPAVGLVLHKKIGDAVKKGDALLTIYSNREDVEDVKQRLYDALTIAQAANPEPLIYNVITE
- the rpiA gene encoding ribose-5-phosphate isomerase RpiA, translated to MDNSKELVGRQAARYVEDGMVVGLGTGSTAYWFVDEVGQRIKRGELQHIVGVPTSKQTEIQARELGIPLSTLDEVNHIDLLVDGADECLSSFNGIKGGGGALLIEKIVAQNSRQIIWIVTEEKLVEKLGRFPLPVEIVQTGSWKLFRVFDEAGMHPAFRKKGKDSLFVTDSGNYIIDLHLNQIDNPQQLAFELKTMVGVVDHGLFLNYPDIILVGKQDGTILTIER
- a CDS encoding CpXC domain-containing protein yields the protein MADKPTITCPICQHESHQTIQTAINTRRQPELKQKLLDGTLLMFECPDCGAKRRITTQVLYHDPDKNLLFFVAPTYATEHESINEQLNELIYSMGLSLDDYHMRIMIETAELMEKVQIFDSRLVDTEIELVKALTDGLFLQENSDKKIRNRYFYLNQDNQPKFLYLTEDDQLMVEFNQQLLDFIRSKFHKAIDNTPKGRFLIINHHWAGQVIQKKSNPEDN